A stretch of the Pseudorasbora parva isolate DD20220531a chromosome 13, ASM2467924v1, whole genome shotgun sequence genome encodes the following:
- the angptl2b gene encoding angiopoietin-related protein 2b: MDVPVLVWLVLLLASRPFPVTEGSTQEFDSSDEGPEVEFLSTSRARRAPEPPPQDKCSYTFIVPQQKVTGAICVNSKEPEAMLENRVNKQELELLNSELHKQKRQIETLQQLVEVDGGIVNEVKLLRKESRNMNSRVTQLYMQLLHEIIRKRDNALELSQLENKILNQTSEMLQLTNRYKDLEHKYQHLASLANNQSALIALLEAQCQRGPPVVVPRVPVQPQPQPQPQPQPRPSPPLIKPTFNRNQITNEIQSDQNLKVPPAPPPTMPGGTHSPSTTNKPSGPWKDCLEALEDGHTNSGMHLVNPENTNKLMQVWCDQRQDPGGWTVIQKRMDGSVNFFRNWETYKQGFGNIDGEYWLGLENIYWITNQGNYKLLVTLEDWSGRKTFAEYASFRLEPEADFYRLRVGRYHGNAGDSLTWHNGKQFTTLDRDHDVYTGNCAHYQKGGWWYNACAHSNLNGVWYRGGHYRSRYQDGVYWAEFRGGAYSLKKVVMMIRPNPNTFH; encoded by the exons ATGGATGTTCCTGTGCTAGTATGGCTGGTGTTGCTCCTGGCAAGTAGACCGTTTCCTGTAACGGAGGGCAGCACTCAAGAGTTTGACAGCAGTGATGAAGGTCCAGAGGTTGAATTCCTATCGACCTCTCGCGCACGGCGGGCCCCCGAGCCTCCTCCACAGGACAAGTGCTCCTACACCTTCATCGTACCCCAGCAGAAGGTCACAGGAGCCATCTGTGTGAACTCCAAGGAGCCTGAGGCCATGCTGGAGAACCGAGTCAACAAGCAGGAGCTGGAACTCCTCAACTCTGAGCTGCACAAGCAGAAGAGACAAATAGAGACTCTGCAGCAGCTTGTAGAAGTCGACGGCGGAATTGTCAATGAGGTGAAGCTTCTGCGCAAGGAGTCCCGTAATATGAATTCCAGAGTGACGCAGCTATACATGCAGCTGCTGCATGAGATCATTCGTAAGAGGGACAATGCGCTGGAGTTGTCGCAACTAGAGAACAAGATTCTCAACCAGACCTCAGAGATGCTCCAGCTTACAAACCGCTATAAAGATCTGGAGCATAAGTATCAGCACCTCGCCTCACTGGCCAATAACCAGTCGGCGCTCATTGCACTTCTTGAGGCGCAGTGTCAGAGGGGACCACCGGTTGTGGTCCCCAGGGTACCAGTTCAGCCTCAGCCCCAGCCACAACCACAACCTCAACCCAGACCCTCACCACCCCTCATTAAGCCTACGTTTAACCGCAATCAGATCACCAACGAAATCCAGAGCGATCAGAACCTCAAAGTGCCACCCGCCCCTCCTCCCACCATGCCAGGAGGAACTCACAGCCCCTCCACCACAAACAAACCCTCAG GTCCCTGGAAGGATTGTTTGGAGGCTCTGGAGGACGGCCACACTAACAGTGGCATGCACCTAGTGAATCCGGAGAACACCAACAAGCTGATGCAGGTGTGGTGTGATCAAAGACAGGACCCTGGTGGCTGGACGGTCATCCAGAAAAGAATGGATGGCTCGGTTAACTTCTTCAGAAACTGGGAGACATATAAG CAAGGCTTTGGAAACATTGATGGAGAATATTGGCTGGGTCTGGAGAACATATACTGGATAACCAACCAGGGGAACTACAAGCTGCTGGTCACCTTAGAGGACTGGTCTGGACGCAAGACGTTTGCAGAGTACGCAAGTTTCCGCCTTGAGCCCGAAGCCGATTTCTACAGGCTCAGGGTGGGCCGCTATCATGGCAATGCCGGTGACTCCCTAACTTGGCACAACGGGAAGCAGTTCACCACTTTAGACAGGGATCATGACGTATATACAG GCAACTGTGCACACTATCAAAAAGGAGGCTGGTGGTATAATGCCTGTGCCCACTCAAATCTGAACGGCGTGTGGTACAGAGGAGGGCACTACCGCAGCCGCTATCAGGACGGCGTGTACTGGGCTGAATTCAGAGGAGGCGCCTATTCCCTCAAAAAGGTTGTGATGATGATACGACCCAACCCGAACACCTTCCACTGA